The window ATATCGGCCGCCTCGATCGCCACATCCGTCCCGCTTCCCATCGCGATACCGACATCGGCGGCGGCAAGAGCCGGCGCGTCATTGATGCCGTCGCCAATCATCGCCACTTTTCGGCCAGCCATTTGGAGTTTGCGAATTTCACTTTCTTTATCCCCCGGCAAAACTTCGGCTAAAATTTCTGTAATGCCAAGCGCTCCGCCAATCGCCTTGGCGGTTCGCGGATTATCTCCGGTAATCATCACCACTTTCAAACCCAGCTTTTGGAGCGCCATTACTCCGGCCTTGGCCGAATCTTTGGCCGTATCGGCAACCGCGATAAGCGCCAAAAGTTCCCGTCCGCGCGAGAGGAACATCACGGTCTTGCCTTCGTCCTCCAGTTTCACTACATCTTTTTCGTGTTCGGCGAGTGAAATTCCTCTCGCCGTCAGCAAACGCCGGTTACCAAAAGCAAACTCCTGACTTTCAATCTCACCAACAATCCCCTGCCCGGGCACCGCTTGGAATTTCTCAACCTTAAGCAAACCGAGTTTTTGTTCCTCACTGCCTTTCAAAATCGCTTCGGCGAGTGAATGCTCCGACCCTTTTTCAAGCGAAGCGGCAAAAGTCAGCGCCCGCTTGGAATCAAGTCCGCCAAAAGCGACAACCTCGGCGAGTTTCGGTGTCCCATTAGTCAAAGTGCCGGTCTTGTCAAAAACCACCGTGTCAATTTTGTGCGCCAACTCCAAACTTTCCGCATCCTTAATCAAAATCCCGTGAGTCGCGCCTTTGCCGGTGCCGACCATAATCGCCGTCGGAGTTGCGAGCCCCATCGCGCACGGGCAAGCAATAATCAAAACCGCAATTAAATTGAGAAGCGCGTAAGTCACGGCCGGCGACGGTCCCCAGACATACCAAACGACAAAAGTCAGAACCGCGAGCATCATCACAATCGGCACAAAATATGACGACACCAAATCAGCCAGCCGTTGGATTGGCGCTTTCGAGCCTTGAGCTTCTTCCACCAATTTAATAATTTGCGCCAAGAGAGTGTCCTTCCCAACCTTATCAGCCCGAAAAGTAAAAGTGCCGGTTTTGTTTAAAGTCGCGCCAAAAACTTTATCCCCCGTCGCTTTGTCCGCCGGCAAGGATTCGCCGGTCACCATTGATTCGTCAACCGAAGAAGCCCCCTCGACAATCACGCCGTCAACCGGAATTTTCTCGCCGGGCCTGACTCGCACCAAATCACCAACTATCACCTGCTCAATCGGCAAATCAATCTCTTTTCCATCACGCAGAACCCGCGCGGTTTTGGCCTGAAGTCCAATCAGTTTGCGAATTGCCTCTCCCGTCCCCAATTTCGCCCGTTCCTCAAAATATCGCCCGAGCAAAATCAACCCGATAATCACGACCGCCACATCAAAATACGGTTCGGGCTTGATGCCAAGCGCCAAAACCGTCTCGGGAAAAACCGTAATAAAAGCCGAGTAAAGAAACGCCACCGTCGTGCCAATCATGACCAAAGTATCCATATTAGCAGTACGGTGTTTAAGCGCCGGCCAAGCCGCCCGATAGAAAATCGAGCCGATCCAAAACTGAACCGGCAGAGCCAGAATAAGTTGCAGCCAGAAATTTTTGAGAATCGCAGGCGCCGTCTCCATCAAACCGGGGAAACTTCCCCAAACAATCAAAGCGCCCAAAACCAAACTGAAAATCACTTTGTTTCGCAAAACTTTGAGATTTTTAAGCCGCCGGACTTTCGCCTCGTCTTCGGTTTCAATTTCCTGACTCAAGCGAGCTTGGTAACCGGCACCCTCAACGGCCTTGCCGATGATTTCATCAGTCACCCTTTCGGACTCAAACTCCACCGTGGCCTTGTTCGTGGCGAGATTGACCGCGGCCCTCTTCACCCCGGGGACTTTTTGCAGCGACTGTTCAATCAACATCACGCACGAAGCGCAATGCATCCCCTTAATCGCAAAAGTTTTTTTAGTTGTTTCCATATTTTCAGCAAGGTTCGACCTTGAATCTTCAAAAAGGTCGAACCTTAAATTTTTAAGCTACGACTACGATTTTCCCGTGATACATATTCATCGCGCAGGAATATCGATACTCACCGACTTTAGTTGGTTTAATCTCGATTGAGACAGTTTGGTTCAGGGGTAGCTCGCGCTTGATTTTGAAGTCTGGTATCACCACCTCGGAAAGACACTCGGTCGGGTCGGTTCGTTTGAAATTAAGCGTGGTCGTCTGATTAACCGGAATCGAAATCACTTCCGGCGTGTAACCGCCGAACACAGAAATGTCCGCCGAATTACCTAAAACTTTGACCGCCTTACCTTTTTTCATTAAGAAAAACCAATATATAAAGCCGATAGCAATTAGACCGGCGATTATCACAATTATTTTATCCGGAGTCATAAAAATTATTTACGTTTTAAATTATACACTTTCAAAATCTCCTTTACAGCCTTTTTGTCTTTCCCGTTCTTTATTTGATCTATCAAACAACTGCCCAGATGACTTTCCATCAAGGCATCCTCGACGCCGGAGAGTGCCTGTTTTACGGCCGAAGTTTGGGTAATCACATCAATACAATACTTGTCATTTTCAAGCATACTCTGTAATCCCCTCACCTGCCCCTCAATAATTTTTAATCTTTTTACTAGCTTAGCTTTGTCCATGCAGACAGTATATACCCCTAGGGGGTATATAGTCAAGTAGCTATGCCGGCCAAGAACTTTCTCAGCTTCCATGTATTCCCATGCCCCAACAATCCCAAATAAGATTGCCGAGTTTCCGGCTTGTCGCTCAGAACCGACTTCTTGAACATTCTTCGCTTCGTCGCCGTCCGCAAAACCCGATGGTCGGGGAAATTCACCCAACCGAGAAAATCAACTCCTGAAACCAGAGTTTTGATACTGACTTTGTCCGGATGAAGTTCAAGCTTTAACCTCTCTCGCAGGAATAGTACGATATATCGTAACATTGTTTCCAGTTTGCCTTTGTCCGAATCAAGAACCACAAAATCATCAGCGTAGCGGATATAATATTTCACTTTCAGTTTATGCTTCACAAACTGGTCAAATTCGTTCATATAAATGTTCACCCAAAGTTGCGAAGTAAGATTACCCAAGGGTAGACCTTTTTTAATCTCAGCCATGGCGTAGATTGGACTTTCGGTTTGGAAACTCTCGATGACTCGTTCCAAAAGCCCGAGAGTGTCACGGTCACAAATTTGTTTCGCCAAAATCCTGA of the Candidatus Paceibacterota bacterium genome contains:
- a CDS encoding heavy metal translocating P-type ATPase codes for the protein METTKKTFAIKGMHCASCVMLIEQSLQKVPGVKRAAVNLATNKATVEFESERVTDEIIGKAVEGAGYQARLSQEIETEDEAKVRRLKNLKVLRNKVIFSLVLGALIVWGSFPGLMETAPAILKNFWLQLILALPVQFWIGSIFYRAAWPALKHRTANMDTLVMIGTTVAFLYSAFITVFPETVLALGIKPEPYFDVAVVIIGLILLGRYFEERAKLGTGEAIRKLIGLQAKTARVLRDGKEIDLPIEQVIVGDLVRVRPGEKIPVDGVIVEGASSVDESMVTGESLPADKATGDKVFGATLNKTGTFTFRADKVGKDTLLAQIIKLVEEAQGSKAPIQRLADLVSSYFVPIVMMLAVLTFVVWYVWGPSPAVTYALLNLIAVLIIACPCAMGLATPTAIMVGTGKGATHGILIKDAESLELAHKIDTVVFDKTGTLTNGTPKLAEVVAFGGLDSKRALTFAASLEKGSEHSLAEAILKGSEEQKLGLLKVEKFQAVPGQGIVGEIESQEFAFGNRRLLTARGISLAEHEKDVVKLEDEGKTVMFLSRGRELLALIAVADTAKDSAKAGVMALQKLGLKVVMITGDNPRTAKAIGGALGITEILAEVLPGDKESEIRKLQMAGRKVAMIGDGINDAPALAAADVGIAMGSGTDVAIEAADITLINKDIRSIASTIALSKATMRTIKQNLFWAFGYNVILIPVAMGALYPVFGILMNPIFASLAMALSSVSVVVNSLRLNAKKV
- a CDS encoding cupredoxin domain-containing protein; the protein is MTPDKIIVIIAGLIAIGFIYWFFLMKKGKAVKVLGNSADISVFGGYTPEVISIPVNQTTTLNFKRTDPTECLSEVVIPDFKIKRELPLNQTVSIEIKPTKVGEYRYSCAMNMYHGKIVVVA
- a CDS encoding metal-sensitive transcriptional regulator, which gives rise to MDKAKLVKRLKIIEGQVRGLQSMLENDKYCIDVITQTSAVKQALSGVEDALMESHLGSCLIDQIKNGKDKKAVKEILKVYNLKRK
- a CDS encoding reverse transcriptase/maturase family protein — translated: MENLFGAWREFVRGRKNKNDVAEFSLNLSKNIFCLHEDLRTKTYRHGPYKHFKIADPKPRNIHKATVRDRLLHHAIYRILYPYFDKKFIHDSYSCRNFKGTHRAINRFRDFGRKVSRNNSRTCWVLKCDVRKFFASIDHEVLLRILAKQICDRDTLGLLERVIESFQTESPIYAMAEIKKGLPLGNLTSQLWVNIYMNEFDQFVKHKLKVKYYIRYADDFVVLDSDKGKLETMLRYIVLFLRERLKLELHPDKVSIKTLVSGVDFLGWVNFPDHRVLRTATKRRMFKKSVLSDKPETRQSYLGLLGHGNTWKLRKFLAGIAT